Below is a genomic region from Fundulus heteroclitus isolate FHET01 chromosome 5, MU-UCD_Fhet_4.1, whole genome shotgun sequence.
aaaacaagGTGGAAACCGTGAGCGAGCACACTCCTGTGAGTTTgtataattttttctttcttacatcTGAAGTTATTTTCTCTGAAGATACACTGATCACAGATTTTGTGACTGATTTCCAACCTTCAGCTTTTCTAAATCTTTGAACTGGAGACAGCGATTTTAGTTTAAGCACAAGGCTATAAGAATACGAGCTTTGAAGATGTTCTTTTTCCACCCTTCCAGCTGGGATGGACCAGTGATCATTTATATTAGGAGAGGTGACGTCACATGGTGTGAGTGAGAGTAGTCGCtggaaaataaagatttactgttttaaaacaaagacagattATTTGTGAGTTTACGTTTTAAGGTGTTTAGTGTGTTATGTAAGCAATTAGCATCTCCATTTATGTTCCCTAGAGAACATATAGATCCTTACCTTTACTAAGATTTCCAAAAGACATTTCCAGATCCAGAATGTTTATACCAGAGATTGAAAGCTCAAAGGGATGAAACATAGAAACTTTTTCATTCAGCCGTTCTGTCTGTTGGGATCCTTGTTCTCTCTCAGCCTGAAGATTCACACCCATATTGTATCATGAAGTGAAAGATAGAGTTTTAAACAACAAATCACTGATCCCAAAGTAAATGTGGCAGCATAAGTGGATTTATTCTACAAAGTCAAAGGTTGAAGCAGTGAACAAAATCGTTCTATTAGGTTAAAAGATTGGTTGAACATGCTACTTGATTCTGTAAGTTTATTAGCAAGTGTGAGATTAAAGTCCTTCAGTACCTCAGAAATGCTGCTGTTGTTTCTCCATGGATGTTCCTCGTGTTGGGttggctgttgctgctgttggtAAAGTTATGTGATCTCACTTAAAGAAACATTAATTTAAGCTGTGATCTCTGATTGGTGTGACCACCAGGAAGCTACAATCCACCTGCCGTCTTCAGTGTTTGCCtcagagtttgaagaagatgtTGGACTTCTGAACAAAGCTGCTCCTGTTTCAGGTAATTCAGTTTTATATGAATAATCCAACAGCAGACTTTAGATTGTATCAGAAATAATTCTTTAAACATAGAGAAACTGCACATAATGCTGTTAGACACTGTTTAACAAGCACATTGTCtttattatttctgtgtttgtgttttatgatCATTTGGATGCCTTGTTTTCATACATAGATGCAATGAGCCTAATCCATTCATGTTTCTATTCTTGACTGTATGGTGTGTATTCTTTCAGGACCCCGACTGGACATGGATCCTGATATTGTAGCTGCTTTAGATGAAGACTTTGACTATGACGACCCCGACAACATGCTGGAGGATGATTTCATCCTCAAAGCCAACTGTGCAGCTGGAGCTTTGGAGACAGAGTAAGACGGGAAATAGAAAAGCTAGAGCTGCTCCCATGATTAGAGGGGTGCTTCAGGTCTGGATTGGTGACAACGTGCAGAATAAAGACATCTGATTGTTATTCTTTAAGTTGAGATAAAACAATATTAATTTTAGTGAAGATCATATTTGAAGTTGTGATTATCTCTatggttttcctttttaagttTGTAGCATTTCAATAAAAGTCCTAAACAGAGAGAAGCAGAGTTCCTGCTCAGTCCTGAAAAGGCCAAAAAAAACGCTGAATTAGCTTTCATCAGTTTTCATCAGTTTTCATCAGTTTCCAGGTCTGGTTATGTACAGGTGTATCTCGGTGAATTAGAACATTATTGAAGAGTTAATTTCTTTTAGTAACTTCATCACTAAGTGAAGCGCTTAAATTTATTACTCACAGTCTGATTGTTTCAAGccttatttttgttaattctgGTGGTTTTCTGCATACAGCTGattaaaaaacatcacatttaagattagaatattactttaCACCAAAAAAGAAACTTGAACACAGAAATGTGGACTTAATTAAAACTACCCGATTAAAGGTTGTTAGatctttttctgttctgttttctgaaGTGTGATAACCCTTAATAAACAGTGTTTTACACTGATTTATATTTGATTCATATTCTTTATCCTTTATTCACCATGTCACAACTTGCCAATTTACCCATCAGTGCTTTAGTTTGTgacatcagtaaaaaaaaaagtcttacttCCCAACATTTTTGCATTCTAGACAACTTTACCTTCAGGTGAGGATCTGCGGCTCTTAATAAACACCTGAATAAGCAGAATGAAGGCACCAGTAATCACTGTGGTCTGAAGAGTCGGCAGATAGTGTGGACTATTGCAGTCATTATGTACAACTCTACAAGGCCAGGATTTGAGTTCTCCTGAGTTCTTTTAGCAGCAGTTGGAGGTTAATATTTTATACttaattatttagtttatttcctGGACATTTTATAATATTCTGGACATTTGAGTCTGGAAAAGTTTGGGGTTTTGAAATTCAAAACGTGTGGGAACACTGgacaaatcatttatttatttatttatttatttatttacccttttgTAATGGGAGTTTTTCCTCAAAtaaatttaattgtattttctcttttctaATTTCCTGTTGGTATGATTTCAACAGAGGACACTTGGATGACGACGATGACGAGTGGGAGGACACGGACGAGGAAGGCGACTTTGACTCGGAGGGGGGGTTTTCAGGCGACGAGCACATGGAGGGGGACGGTCACGGCCGAGAGTTTCTGTTCATGGACGAGGAGACAAAGAGTCGCTTCACAGAGTACTCGCTGACTTCCTCTGTGATGAGGAGGAACGAGCAGCTGAGCCTGCTGGACGACCGCTTTGAAAAGGTCAGATTTTGCTCCCTTTAACAAACCCGCAGACACCCTGAGCTCAGCAGGTTATGATCTTTACTTTTGTCTTGAATACAGAAGGTTAGGGCTTCCTGTCATATAATTTGCAACACCCTACTACAAATAAGCTCATTTTAGGACACAAAATGAAAGTGTGGTCTGGCCACATTATAAAGGTACCTCTTCCTAATGGCAGGTTGGAGCGTCTTTTGCCATCTGAACTGCCTTGGTTCTCTGTGCCATCAGTTCAACAAGATGTCAAAAACTGTTCAGAGATTTTGATCAGAACTGACAACACGGCGTCGCACTGTTCTTGTAGATTTGTTGGCTGTGCATCCATGATGGAAATCTCCCCAGATCACGATTTTCTTAAATACCAGCTTTCCTGGCACCAAGAACCATTCTCCTTCATTTAAAATCACTTCAATCCATGCTGGCTTTAAGTTCAGAAGGGCTGTGATCTGCTTCTGGGGGCCTAAAGTGTTCAAGTCCTGGCACTAAGACTCATCGGTTTGTGAAAGTAGCATCTAATAACGGTTTAATGTGACGTTTTTCATCTGCCGTTGTCACTGTTTCCTCTACTTGCTGCCAGAAGGGGGAGTGCTAACATGTTGTTGTGGCAACAACACATGCAGCTGTTTCTCTGTAAAAAGTTGTCGTTGGCCAATGGAAGACATGAGAATGACTTTTAACGTGGTTAAAGGAGCTACattaatactgacaccttgctCTCAAATCTGTTCAACAgtttgccaatcacaacaatctattcagttcaattttatttatatagcgccagttcatgaaacatgtcatctcaaggcactttacaaagtcaagttcaatcatattatacagattggtcaaaatgtcctatataaggaaaccagttgattgcatcaaagtcccgacaagcagcattcactcctggggaaccgtagagccacagggagagtcgtctgcactgtccatggctttgcagcaatccctcatactgagcaagcatgaagcgacagtgggaagaaaatctccggcagaaccgggctcagtatgaacggtcatctgcctcgaccgactggggttacagaagacagagcagagacacaacaagagagacaaaaaagcacagaaacacacattgatccagtaatctgttctacattagatggtaatagcgggtgagccgtcttccctggatgatgtcacagttaacagaacgtcagaccaggtgtacctactatgaagaaaaagagagagaacaaaaagttataagcagaaatgacaacacataatgcataattgaagaacagtagaactctgtagagtgagaaaattagatcctgatgtcctccagcagcctaagcctatagcagtaaaactataaatgtagctcagagtaacatgagccactctagttataatcTAATATGTCGTTTTTAAACAGTGTGAAACCCTTTTGAATTTTCACTaacacaggataggtatatgatgttgtactttgttccatttctggtccgcttctcttactggcctCCATgtcagcaggctgctgctcttttgccaaaaaacCAAAATCAAttctgcgctctgttttgggaaccctgggaactctcatgactggctgaggaaccaggcaGTAAACATGGCTACACTCTAAACTTAAGTAGTTCCGGaccatacctctaggtttgaaaagagaaaaacgtgactaagataGTATTGATGGAGAGGACAGATTGTTTAttgggaatgttacttccatcccaggtgagaaatgagaatgatttaagttgattttatggtaaatgtcttacttattgctcctttttaaataactgttgtgctttgtttttatgtttcaagGACCAAGTAGCTGGATAAGAATTTTGATCTAGCTGGTGGTTGATGCTGATCACTTAAAGTTAGTAGTTCATCTGTCAGATTTTGATCTCATCGCTTTTCAAAGAAGTTTGGAGATGTTTTAATCTATGGAGCATTACTTGTAGATTAGCTGGCGAGTACTGTTCTGTGTGGGTAGGTTTGCGGTACGTGTCAGTTTCTAACTGTCCTCTTgcatttgggtttttgttttttttttttttttttgttttttgggcttgtttctgaaagttagttgcttatttgggctctaaaataagttgCGATAAACGTGTTCTAAAGAGGCCCGCTTGCGCTGCCGTACTATAGAGATTTTGAGTAGTACACACTCTTACCTATAGACAAAATATACCACACATCTCATTAAGTTCTGGAGCGCATCCTGCatcaccgccatattggatgggtctttTCTACTCTAGGCGGACATAGGAGCCACCGGGAGTAGAGGCAGAGGGAGCAATGTTGGccgtattttctgcattttacgGCTGCAATAACCAGTGATAATTACTGAAAGTAGacatggatataaacagcacgcaaaaaaatatgaagaaattgttgttggtgtgtacagaaagctcaggattagatgtgtgtgaaagagtaaaaaaagaacaataaaacttgcatcttcattaaaatataaaatgtattaatttatacatttaatacgtaataccatgtctatctttgtttaagagccaAAAGAAGTATTTTGGCATGAAAgcgggtatttatttacacattgtgtgtAGGAGTGATGCATCTATGCATACTACTTCTGTGTGGTAGGTTGCCTGTTgcgctttttatttttattttcatggagctggttgcttgtttgaCTCTATCTGGCAACGCTGCCCTCCCTGCTTCTAAAACGTGTTTCCTGGACTCAGAACCAAAACATTCATCGAACATTAAACACATACTTGGATACAGATTGTAAATCCTAATTAGTTTCTGGATATTTTCTTGCAAATTGAGAAATACTAATATGCTTGTGTCATagtcaacattttcttttacaaaatctAGTTTTTGAACCATTGAGGTACATTATCTAAATTGTGAAGGAAATGCCATTATGCACTTTTTGTTAATTGAGTATAGATCTCTGGCTAggtgcatttttctttattttcagcaatttgaaacataaaagtaaTTTCATTGTTCAAATGAAGCAATTAATGAATTAGTAAAAGgcaacattgtacattttgtttattcaactaAGATAGGCATGGtctgtttccttgtttgttaccttgttttttttattattccttttaCTTTAACTGGCTTTTACTACAGCTAAAAACACAATCAGTGTATTGCCAGAAGACTTAACGAAGACAATAAGAATGGGAGTGGCGCAGGAGTCATTCTGAATGGGAGTGGACTTTATTTAATCTGACCCAAGATTGGgacaggacatgataatctttttatttatgttttttatttttttgtgggagTGGGACGGGACAGGAGGGAAAATCCACTCCTGTGTCATCCTCTAATGCTGACTGGGAGTGGCCTCACATAGGTACAAAATACGATCAACAGCCTTGTCCTGCTCCTCTTTTGCTCGTGAGCAACCAGTGTTTATTGTCACagttaaacttgttgatccactaAGCAAACATACTGCTTATAAGGCCGAGTTTACCTGTAACTTCTGAAGAAGTATTTTGGAGAAGAAATGGAACTcttcaacaaagaagaagccGTCTGGAGGACCTACTCCGTTTCATTCAGAAATTTTGTTTCAACCTGGATTATTGCAGCGCATCAGGACAGGTTTTGTCAGCGTTTCTACCTGGGTTAGCCTCAACATCTTTGTCTAAAGCTTCCCAGTGGCACAAACATGAAAGATAAAACACCCACTTTCAGTAGAGGGCGCCACTGGTTGGatctttttttcattgattcaaacatgttttgcagatttcagctttttttaatcAGGAAACTTCATCCAATGTTAAAGAGTCATCCTCGCTGATGGGATACGTTTGTGATGCGGTGGTGTTGTTTCAGTTTTAtgaacagtttgatgatgacgAGATCGGAGCTCTGGACAACGCCGAGCTGGAGGGCTTCATTAACCCTGACAGCGCCCGCCTGGAGGAAGTCATCAAGGACTACttcaaacaaaaagagaaagagtGAGATTCTTTTCTAACCCTTCATTGTTCATTCCTGATACCAAACAGTTTGTGAGAGTTTATTTTGTCCTTGGATCAGCTCCCTGAGGCCTGAAGATTTGGGTCCCAAAGAACTTACTGTtgtaaaggaggaggaggaagatgaggaggaagaagagatgGAGACGGTTGTCATAGAGGCTTCTCAGGAGAAGTGGGACTGTGAAACCATCATCAGTGAGTCTTTGTTCAAACGAATATAAAGTCTTTTGGCTACCATATGATTCACTTAGAGGTTTTATTTCACATGTGGTGATTTACAAAAGTCAACTCTCAAAAGTCACGCTGCTGTGTGCacaatgctgtgttcatgtaCATCATGGAAAACCGCCCACTCTTCCACTCCTTCAGTGTCGCAATGATGCCCTCAGCTACTAACTAGTTGCACCATTTGATTTTACGTGAAAAGCTACCAACCGATTGGGTcggtacttaaaaaaaaaaaagtacggTAACAAATGGTGATATCAGCAAACATTGCAACTTCCTCCAAAGAAATCCCTATAACATCGTATTGCaataaagctggtgatttacagCCCTACTTTATTAGTCACCTAATAGTGTGTATAGTGTTAAATCAGCCTTACTGTCTTAGACCATATCTGACACCCAACTGCTCCTCGCTGCCACATTTAATCAGTGAGCTCTAATGGTTGGTGGGCTGATTCTGAAAGGCCCAGCAGATTGACCCCCACTGATCCAACTCCACAGATCCCATATAGGTTTGCTAGGGTGGGTGACTTAGACCTGTGGAAATAATCTAGAGATAAGTGATAAGAGTGAAACCTTGTAGGAACGGAGTCAGAATCACCATCACTCTTGCAGGAAggcctttcttttttattattttattcaggaGGACAACATTTCCCAAAGTTCCCAGTCTGTctccccttttactctgatgtCCTTGACAAAGGGACTTCCCCACCTTTCCTTCCTGGGAGCTTTGGTGTGACTTCAAGAGGGAGTTAAACTAATTGCTTTAAAACCTCAGCACAGGCCTTTATTCTATTTTCCCAGCCAGGaactggaaatgtttttaaatgaaggacacttgcaaaataaaaacaaaacctccAGAAGCGAACATTGATTGAAGTAAAAGGAAATAGATTTCTTttacaacaaagcaaaaagcaacaaaatgggGACCACATTGGattataaaaaggttttaaaaaaaggaaatatttatctAGCCTAATCTTCTGAAAAGTATTTTTCCCAAAAAGACTTCTGTCTAAAAAGAAGTCCTGTTGGCTAGTGTGcccacctcctcctctgttGTTCTTCTTCCCCCCCCAATGTCTCACCCCAAAAGCTCGCCTAACATCTAGGCCTGTCATGATAACTAATTTTGCTGGACGATAAATGTTCCTAAGAATTATAGAGAGACCATCATATTGTCACTTGGAGACCTTTTTCATCTAATATGATTATGGCACAATAACGAAGCTATATCCTCTCATCATAATGGCTCAGACAGATTAAGCAGTTAGCCACCGTCATAAAACTCCCACCACTGCAGCGGTCGTGCTTCGCCTTTGACACCAATTCCATTTTCTGTTCAAACCATTCGTTCATTTCTCTGGTCCTCCCTTCACGAGGCTCCATGCTAAACTTCTTGAGCATGTGCCTACCTGACGAGATTTAACTCCTCCTACTCTGAGGAAACGAAGAAGTTGACACTGATGCACCGTGCTGAAAACCTTCTGTTATCCAGTCACAGAGGGAAGAGAGGGAAACATGCGTCCGCAAATtatcaagtttatttttaattacgcGTGATTAAAAATTTATTgtgcgattaattgatttattgctgCTAACATCAGTGTTCTGAGCTTCTGTAGGAGCAGATAAGCATGGTTACCGTATGAGGAGAGATCAGCTCATAGGATACACTATAGAGAAAAGCCTGTAAGGGCAGGAGGGAGCTGCTGGTGTCTTGTTACACAGCGGGCCATATATTTGGACTTCTTCCTCTGCTTCCTGGCAGCGTCTCGCTTCCATGGTCCCTCGGGACAACAAACTATAACCGGCTCCTCCGGCTCCCCCATGTTGCTGTTCTCTGGTAGCTCCTGGCACAGCAGATGGAGCGCTGACCTCTGACCCAGCACCTTCCACAGCATACTCTGATCTGTTTCCCTTATTTGGCAGAACTGTTCTGCTACACATCCACCTTAACACTAGACCTCACGGTGAaaccatggtggtggcagcatcatgctttggggatgCCTTTCCTGTGGCAGGCACAGGGGAGTTTGTCAGAGTTGACTGGAACATGGTTGGGGGGAAATATAATTGCAATCATTGGTGGAAGCTTGTTAGAGGCAGCGAGACTCAAGACCGAGGctccccttccagcaggaccGTGACCCTGAGCATACAGCCAGGGCTACTGTGGAGTGGTTCACATCAAAGCTCGCGTTAGagcggcccagtcaaagttcagacctcaaCCAAActcagaatctgtggcaaaacttAAAGTGTGCTGTTTAGACACTACTCTCCATTTAGTCTGAGCTATTTAGTAAAGAGAAATTGGTACAAGTATCACTCTCTGGATGTGCCAAATGTGTGAGACGTTTCGTTTGAATGAAAAANNNNNNNNNNNNNNNNNNNNNNNNNNNNNNNNNNNNNNNNNNNNNNNNNNNNNNNNNNNNNNNNNNNNNNNNNNNNNNNNNNNNNNNNNNNNNNNNNNNNNNNNNNNNNNNNNNNNNNNNNNNNNNNNNNNNNNNNNNNNNNNNNNNNNNNNNNNNNNNNNNNNNNNNNNNNNNNNNNNNNNNNNNNNNNNNNNNNNNNNNNNNNNNNNNNNNNNNNNNNNNNNNNNNNNNNNNNNNNNNNNNNNNNNNNNNNNNNNNNNNNNNNNNNNNNNNNNNNNNNNNNNNNNNNNNNNNNNNNNNNNNNNNNNNNNNNNNNNNNNNNNNNNNNNNNNNNNNNNNNNNNNNNNNNNNNNNNNNNNNNNNNNNNNNNNNNNNNNNNNNNNNNNNNNNNNNNNNNNNNNNNNNNNNNNNNNNNNNNNNNNNNNNNNNNNNNNNNNNNNNNNNNNNNNNNNNNNNNNNNNNNNNNNNNNNNNNNNNNNNNNNNNNNNNNNNNNNNNNNNAAGCGGAACAAACCACTCCTTGTCCCGGCAGCTTCATGTGACTCACGCTGATGTCCTGCTGTTGAAAACTTCTGCAGCAACAGAAACTTAGAGAAACATAAAAGTGGCACCATCCTCCAGGAAGGCGCTTCATCTAATGTGATCAACCTGCTGGTGTAATTTATGGATGAGAGAAGACGCCATGGGTTTATTTGCGACACCGAGTCTTTTCGTCATTTGTCTCTGCTTTGCAGGTACTGTATCtctatgttttatttcaagGCATTTTCAACACCAGCATTCACAACACTGGACAGCCAGATATCTGCATCCAGTGTATTTTCTAGAGTACTGCTGATAAATATCCAAAAAAACTTACTCAATCcaaatttttaaatgctttaaagaAATCAGGATATTCATTCATACAGTCATTCTGTATTCATTCTGTCAGGAActaacagagagagagaaaaaaaaaaaacaaggacatcATGCCTAATTTCACTTCTAAAATAGAATatatttatgtaatataaaatattaccTGCTGTTTTGCCAAgagttattaatttaaaaagacaacCATTGTTACAACTACCGCACCCTGTCTGCAGTGAAACACCTTTGGTACACCCAGCTCTTTTCCCTTAGGGCAACCCCCACTTGCACTTTAGAGTGTTTTTAATATATGATGCACGAAACAGAAATCTGTAGTTTAACTGGTTTAATCTAAGAAAgtcagagaaatgtttacagaCATATCAGCGCTGACGGGCTCTTGATCAGACACGACGCAGGGAAAAGGAATGTAGCAGGAGCCCCGATTGATCCTCCCATAAACATTATCAAGAAGTCTAGGTACACACCTATGCAAGGGCCGTACACTTCCTCATATATCATGAGTGAAATAATGTGTCACCACCGGGGTGCTACCGGGGGTCAGTGGATCCTGAGGCCCATCGCGTTTAGCACAGAGGTTATCAGAGTCAAGAGCTGCAGACCTCCAGACTTCATATAGCCTTCAGGTTTGCTGAAGGACACAATgtagacatccatccatccattttctgtcacgcTTGTCACCTTTGGGGTTGCAAagagtgctggtgcctatctccagtatTCAGTGGGctagaggtggggtacaccctggacaatgTAAACAGATTCATGCAATGTGTTTTCCTGGCAGAGCAGCGGGCATCCAAGGATCCATCTGAATTTAGTTTAAAGGTATATAACCACGTTTATAtgcttagattaaaaaaaagaccaaaaactggttgttcatgataaaataaagctatatacaacaagcctccatcttgatagtgttcctgatagtcctttttgaagGTAGATACAATTGAGCACCGGGTGcaattagcagatataaacagaatttCTGATCAGCACCAGATTTGGGACACCTCTGGCTTCCTATTCAGGTGGCAGCTACATATTTCTTTGACATCTTCGATTCTAGAAACAtgatcattcttttttttcattagtgGTGCATACCACCTACTGTACATTTAATGTAATTATAGCATCACCTACTATATTCTACGTAttagttttatactttttttgtaaaaataaaaacaatgctatGTTTAAAATCCTGATTTTAACCCGTTCCCCCGCTGTAAAATATTCCTTTTAGACTCCATTCGTTCTAGCTCCTCTTGTTCATCCCTAAGTTTTATAGGTTGGTAAAAAACTGGAGgtgtgcattactgccaccatcTGGTTGGAGTGTGGTTATCTcaagtgtgtgtatgtatggaggcaatttgtctttttattattcaatcaaacTAAAAGTAATATCAATCAAAATGTGTGCtcaaaatgaattttttttaaatcaaaaaacaaatataaaaaaattaaaccaatatTTTATCAAAGTAGATATATGTGATCAAACTAATTCTCCTCaatatatgtatgtacaaaGACTAGAAAGATCTaattcttttaatattttttataataattctATCTTTGCTCTATAAGTTAATTTACAGTGTGCCTACTATGTTATATTGGCCCCCTCCGCCCCCCTTTTAGCTCCACCCCTGTCCTGGTCTCATAAGCATCCAGCCTCTCAGCCTCTATGCAGTGCGCACAGAGGCTGGATTACTATTGCAAACAAACACATTATCAGTAGGGTAAAAACTCACCTGTCTCACGACGGTCTAAACCCAGCTCACGTTCTCTATTAGTGGGTGAACTGACATTATTCTGAACTGTGTTCTGGAGAACGCAGGGAAAAGGCGCATCATCTTCTCGTGTTTCAACCCAGATATCTGCACAATAGTGCGACTCAAGCAGAACAAGTACCCCGTCCTTTTCCTGACTCAGGGAATTTCAAAGGGAAGAAAGTTCATTCTGAACCTAAAACAGATTGACACAAAgtcttcattttaattcttCAAAGAGTTTGTTTTATTAGAGTTACCTTGTGGATTTAGTTAGTTAGCTTCTGCTGGTTCCTTTTTATATCACTTTTAGTGTTATAGTGCATTCCATCTGTCAGAATTCTTGTCTTCCAGGTCAGAAAACTTAACTGCAACGTCCAGTAAAATTGGTATTATGAATTGGAAAGTCGGTGCAGCAGGATGGTACACAACTTCTGCATTCATGATGACTGCTACATGGTTTCTTCATTATTCAATACCAATAACAATGAAAACGGATCACTTTTGATTTAATGGTTACCTTGCTTAAACttatatttaacaaattgaCTTGAGTTTCCATTTTACATTGTTCACCTGCCTTTAGAGCAACCAAGCAAAACACTCTGTGGTTCCAACCCTGATGGTATTTAAATCTGAGTTTATATTTAGTAACTGAGAACAAAAAGATCTTTTACTTCAGTCTCTTAGATTGAAATGTTAATCTTTTTTATAGATTATATTTTAGTCTTTTATTCCTTCTCTGCTGTTTGAGTTATGTTGGATTAGCTTTAGATACTCAGTACTTTAAACAGATCACTTGTACat
It encodes:
- the LOC118563086 gene encoding protein LTV1 homolog; the protein is MPHRKKKSFIEKKKAVTFHLVHRSQRDPLAADEKAPQHVLLPAAKVDAEKRLEEQRKFGVFFDDNYDYLQHLKEASGPSELVVTAPSFFDGGSSDFRDEEEENKVETVSEHTPEATIHLPSSVFASEFEEDVGLLNKAAPVSGPRLDMDPDIVAALDEDFDYDDPDNMLEDDFILKANCAAGALETEGHLDDDDDEWEDTDEEGDFDSEGGFSGDEHMEGDGHGREFLFMDEETKSRFTEYSLTSSVMRRNEQLSLLDDRFEKFYEQFDDDEIGALDNAELEGFINPDSARLEEVIKDYFKQKEKDSLRPEDLGPKELTVVKEEEEDEEEEEMETVVIEASQEKWDCETIISESLFKRI